One segment of Ziziphus jujuba cultivar Dongzao chromosome 12, ASM3175591v1 DNA contains the following:
- the LOC107425322 gene encoding uncharacterized protein LOC107425322, which produces MACGTQKHLSTLNILVTMLLCLLTYLDNTLANIWPNHGGDLSNTRYANAEVRINPVRISKLRLRWKFFAGNDISATPSIADGVVYFPSWNGYLYAVNAFNGALIWKQNLSKLSGLTGTGITVNVTVSRTTPAVAGDRLIVGIYGPAVVIAVARSNGRLVWLTQLDPRPRVVITCSGTVHLGAFYVGVSSLEETLPSGQCCTFRGSLVKLNVRTGAILWQTFMVPDNGGKLGGYAGAGIWGSSPAIDIRRRHVYVATGNLYIAPPEVLRCQEEQNNQTGKPNHRDQCIGPDVHFNSILAVDIDSGKIIWSRQLGGYDVFYYACFIPNNPDCPPGPNLSADFGEAPMLLTIHPNGRRRDIAVAVQKSGFAWALDRDNGDIVWFKVAGPGGIIGGGIWGAATDGRRVFTNIANSNNEKFTLAPSNLTTTAGAWVALDANSGNILWSTANPSNDNAMGPVTVANGVVFAGSVAPNGPIYAMSAKTGKILWSNNTGATVYGGVSAGYGCIYLGNGYSIALASFYPNWTPGTSLFAFCVA; this is translated from the exons ATGGCTTGTGGGACACAGAAGCATCTAAGCACCCTTAACATCTTAGTCACCATGCTGCTATGTTTACTCACATATCTGGATAATACACTTGCAAATATC TGGCCAAATCACGGAGGTGATTTAAGCAACACAAGGTACGCAAATGCAGAAGTTCGAATCAACCCAGTAAGAATATCAAAGTTGCGATTACGATGGAAATTCTTTGCTGGTAATGATATTTCAGCAACCCCTTCAATAGCAGATGGAGTAGTTTATTTTCCATCATGGAATGGATACTTATACGCAGTGAATGCCTTCAATGGTGCTCTCATATGGAAGCAGAATCTCAGTAAGCTCTCCGGACTAACTGGCACCGGGATCACCGTCAATGTCACCGTCTCCAGAACAACACCGGCGGTAGCTGGTGACCGGTTGATTGTTGGAATATATGGACCCGCTGTTGTCATCGCTGTGGCTAGATCAAATGGGAGACTGGTTTGGTTGACACAGCTTGACCCTCGTCCTAGGGTCGTCATAACTTGCTCTGGAACTGTCCACTTGGG gGCATTCTATGTGGGTGTTTCATCACTGGAAGAAACATTGCCATCTGGACAATGTTGCACATTCCGAGGCAGTCTAGTAAAGCTAAATGTTAGAACCGGGGCAATTCTTTGGCAAACTTTTATGGTTCCTGACAATGGTGGAAAATTAGGAGGTTATGCAGGAGCTGGAATATGGGGAAGCAGCCCAGCCATTGATATACGCAGAAGACATGTTTATGTGGCAACAGGGAATCTCTACATAGCTCCACCAGAAGTTCTAAGATGCCAAGAAGAACAGAACAATCAAACAGGAAAACCAAACCATCGTGATCAGTGCATTGGACCAGATGTCCATTTCAATTCAATCTTAGCGGTTGACATAGATTCAGGGAAGATCATATGGTCCAGGCAATTGGGTGGCtatgatgtattttattatgctTGTTTCATTCCAAATAACCCCGATTGTCCTCCTGGACCCAATTTGAGTGCTGATTTTGGAGAGGCAcctatgttgcttaccatacATCCTAATGGAAGAAGACGAGACATTGCGGTGGCTGTTCAAAAGAGTGGCTTTGCTTGGGCTTTAGACCGTGATAATGGAGATATTGTTTGGTTTAAG GTGGCAGGACCAGGCGGAATAATAGGAGGAGGGATATGGGGTGCAGCAACAGATGGGCGAAGGGTGTTTACAAACATCGCAAACAGCAACAACGAGAAGTTTACCCTTGCCCCGTCGAACTTGACAACAACCGCAGGCGCATGGGTGGCTCTTGATGCAAACTCAGGGAATATTTTGTGGTCAACGGCTAATCCAAGCAATGACAATGCCATGGGACCAGTTACTGTTGCAAATGGTGTCGTTTTCGCTGGGTCTGTAGCTCCTAATGGTCCAATATATGCAATGTCCGCAAAAACTGGAAAGATTTTATGGTCGAATAATACTGGTGCTACTGTTTATGGAGGTGTTTCAGCCGGTTATGGGTGCATTTACCTCGGAAATGGATATTCGATCGCCCTTGCAAGTTTCTATCCTAATTGGACTCCAGGAACTTCACTTTTCGCTTTCTGTGTTGCATGA